Proteins found in one Plasmodium sp. gorilla clade G2 genome assembly, chromosome: 14 genomic segment:
- a CDS encoding pantothenate kinase, putative produces the protein MGNTLGIECSFNYVHVTTVLINKKLIKESNNDSISEKDIREVEGKKLPKNISITSNDNKINTNVYLSWLKEKYKKEYINSVEDVSKSDDSNTCDDDYIKMKKNTFSYILDIQHIIDSDVQIFSLKKDSEKNVHTHISINELYKCFHEDDNLEKKFLKYLNFVKHHKLDNSQMDKIHIQHLYDDEIAEIYFWSFKLKYLDECILTYYKKNINNIFINVTGKNKNLIKKKFLQITGKNNIFHHNEITCINNSICFLKGFMPTNLYYFTKSHEKNETASCASQNDEDNEKKKKKKNLLYQSFINKEDVKEIKSYVIVNMKRAVCYHLVNEKNFIERIGTLYVGFKTVMGLFLLITGKPCSLQRICQLAKNGINTTFDMTVQDIYGTSYSNAGLCKDLTASFFGNAQHIENVKDIFNSYDDEKNINIKEEDDKLMNVYEYEVESSCYENVSNCMSTEISECEEIFGTEECIDSEDEKNNNNYYMNKYFFLNKDKTKKLVVSNKNFKLHHNCKIPIFNYNSDSNCNYTSSFKIKEKIFKHNIEERENPEEGYIQKEDDILDMNDIHKFFSIKNSLSDNEINIHEYHRTNYNLKKKKKIKKLFKKQYLNENAKMIHNIHSSIQKEVNSFILKNKKNFSYRTDDEQKVKEECESITEKNVNYEKNNNKMDGKVKDKTLVKYNNKICDLSKSLLSMAIFTTVYLSYIHCNLYNADHIFFTGYNFEDDVCTELFQIIINFLSHNRQKIYFAKISKYISSLGSAIELINWEEININN, from the coding sequence ATGGGTAATACATTAGGTATTGAATGCTCTTTCAACTATGTTCATGTAACAACTGTGTTGATTAATAAAAAGttaataaaagaaagtaATAATGATAGTATATCTGAAAAAGATATACGAGAAGTAGAGGGAAAAAAATTACCTAAGAATATTAGTATTACAAGTAAtgacaataaaataaatacgaATGTGTATTTATCTTggttaaaagaaaaatacaaaaaggaatatattaattctgTAGAAGATGTATCAAAATCTGATGATTCTAATACTTGTGATGatgattatattaaaatgaagaagaataCTTTTTCTTACATTTTGGATATACAACACATTATTGATAGTGATGTTCAAATTTTTAGTTTAAAAAAGGATAGTGAAAAAAAtgtacacacacatatatccATAAATgagttatataaatgttttcaTGAAGATGATAATCTTGAAAAGAAATTTCTTAAATATCTTAATTTTGTAAAACATCACAAATTGGATAATTCTCAAATggataaaatacatattcagcatttatatgatgatgaaatagctgaaatttatttttggtcctttaaattaaaatatttggaTGAATGCATATtgacatattataaaaagaatataaataatatatttataaatgtgacaggaaaaaataaaaatcttataaaaaaaaaatttcttcaAATAACaggtaaaaataatatatttcatcataatgaaataacgtgtataaataattcaataTGTTTCCTAAAAGGGTTTATGCCAactaatttatattatttcacaAAATctcatgaaaaaaatgaaacagCTAGCTGTGCTAGCCAAAATGACGAAGacaatgaaaagaaaaaaaaaaaaaaaaatttactatATCAATCATTcataaataaagaagacgttaaagaaataaaatcatATGTAATAGTGAATATGAAACGAGCTGTTTGTTATCATTTagttaatgaaaaaaatttcataGAAAGAATAGGAACATTATATGTAGGATTTAAAACAGTTATGggtctttttttattaattacaGGTAAGCCTTGCTCTCTACAAAGAATATGCCAGTTAGCGAAAAATGGAATAAATACAACTTTTGACATGACAGTTCAGGATATATACGGAACGTCTTATTCGAATGCAGGTTTATGTAAAGATTTAACGGCATCCTTTTTTGGTAATGCTCAGCATATAGAAAATGTGAAggatatttttaattcatatgatgatgagaaaaatattaatataaaagaagaagatgataAATTAATGAATGTTTATGAATATGAAGTTGAAAGCTCATGTTATGAGAATGTAAGCAATTGTATGAGTACAGAAATTAGTGAATGTGAGGAAATTTTTGGAACTGAAGAATGTATTGATTCTGAGGATGAGAAgaataacaataattattatatgaataaatatttttttttaaataaagataaaactAAGAAATTGGTAGTATCAAATAAGAATTTTAAACTGCACCATAATTGCAAAATTcccatttttaattataatagtgATTCTAATTGTAATTACACGAGTagttttaaaattaaagaaaaaatatttaagcATAATATTGAAGAGCGAGAGAACCCAGAAGAAGGATACATACAAAAAGAAGATGATATCTTAGATATGAatgatatacataaatttttCTCAATAAAAAATAGTTTAAGtgataatgaaataaatatacatgaaTATCATCGAACAAACtacaatttaaaaaaaaagaaaaaaattaaaaaattatttaaaaagcaATATCTAAATGAGAATGCTAAAATGATACATAATATACATTCTTCTATTCAGAAAGAAgttaattcatttatattgaagaataaaaaaaatttttcatatagaACAGATGATGAACAAAAAGTCAAAGAAGAATGTGAAAGTATTAccgaaaaaaatgtaaattatgaaaaaaataataataaaatggatgGTAAAGTAAAGGATAAAACTTTAGTAAAATATAACAACAAAATATGTGATTTATCcaaatcattattatcaatgGCTATATTTACGACAgtttatttatcatatattcattgtaatttatataatgctgatcacatattttttacagGATATAATTTTGAAGATGATGTATGCACAGAACTTTTTCAAATTATCATAAACTTTTTGTCTCATAATAGGCAAAAAATATACTTTGCAAAAATATCCAAATATATTAGTAGTTTAGGATCAGCTATAGAATTAATTAATTGGGAAGAAATTAACATAAACAATTAA
- a CDS encoding succinyl-CoA ligase, putative, whose translation MIGKRTNSTFLIIKNYYNVWVGYNKNVQHNSYFKNSLDYIFKPRSIGIIGATERKGSVGNSIVDNLIKGESNYKLYFINSKGSKIYNRQSYKSLKDIKEDSVDLAVIAVPRNHVVNVMHELKIKNVRGVVIITAGFKETGAEGLHLENEIINIGKTNNMRIIGPNCLGIIHSYHNMNASFASNDILKGHFSLLSQSGAICSAALDLSLQHNIGFSHFISVGSMCDVQFYELVEYLFYDVNTKYILLYVESIGDMNRFVAVCKKVCLYKPIILLKSGKTAKAAEAAISHTGSMVGNYEIFYATMKKLGVLVVDNFEELFNMCKVLNSSKYPETNEVCVVTNAGGPGVLLVDNIIKNDGVLSNLNDNLKNDLNSFLPDSWSKANPIDILGDASPVLYKKTINAIIKDKQYKNIIVLLSPQSVTEPLDTANEIINLKKEANEEGRLILCNYLGGTALEESANVLNKNYIPTFVHPEHSVQNLLKLYKNIMHIQGIYQEIPDCLSNTVENHYLNKLIEEYYYMKNKRDIQMSEKRKKSIDIIKKAIQNKNYILNEFDSKIILENYDIPIVQTRIFENVDDIKNNDNFTFPCAMKIYSDKITHKKDIGGVILNINNKEELIESYNIIYNNVKAHKLEKDFKGVTIQDMVNINDGIEVILGYYYDNNFGPVLLFGSGGSYVEIFKDSVLLIPPLNFSYTHHTIKNTKIYKALAGNYSRFRKCDMSKLITTIVKFSELILDLLPYINECDINPLYVSGDKIIALDARFTLRKNNISDKEENIYYDTFSKIYPIDFISFNDTKNDSNILAGSNNINVSNNIINDTILNCSLDKIDSITRCIHPYDFKLIHKFCIDNYKELHNNTFFYTDIDSIKSELFSYELCNCDYDLYNVILYFNKKQVNGLIKIEKRNENNHCYIYAKDNSTFYILIQKLNKLSKKQNNKNNYVYLKTNSPYIQDLQSMRYNLEHTYKDVACYKSNN comes from the coding sequence atgattggTAAAAGAACAAACTCTACATTtctgataataaaaaattattacaacGTATGGGTGGGATACAACAAGAATGTACAACATAActcttattttaaaaatagcttggattatattttcaaaccTAGGAGTATTGGAATTATTGGTGCCACTGAAAGAAAAGGGTCTGTTGGTAATTCTATTGTAGATAACCTAATAAAAGGTGAATCAAATTATaagttatattttataaattctaAAGGTAGTAAGATTTATAATAGACAGAGTTATAAAAgtttaaaagatataaaagagGATAGTGTTGATTTAGCTGTTATAGCAGTACCCAGAAATCATGTTGTAAATGTTATGcatgaattaaaaattaaaaatgttcGTGGTGTTGTTATAATAACAGCCGGATTTAAAGAAACAGGAGCAGAAGGGTTACATttagaaaatgaaattattaatataggCAAAACTAATAATATGAGAATAATAGGACCAAACTGCTTAGGTATAATTCATTCTTATCATAATATGAATGCCTCCTTTGCAagtaatgatatattaaaaggacatttttctttattatcacAAAGTGGAGCTATTTGTTCAGCTGCTTTAGATTTATCACTTCAACATAATATTGGATTTTCTCATTTCATATCAGTTGGATCAATGTGTGATGTTCAATTTTATGAATTAGTAGAATATCTATTTTATGATGTGAACacgaaatatattttattatatgtagaaTCTATTGGAGATATGAACAGATTTGTTGCAGTATGTAAAAAAGTTTGCTTATATAAACCTATAATTCTTCTAAAAAGTGGGAAAACAGCCAAAGCAGCTGAAGCAGCTATTTCGCATACTGGTTCTATGGTTGGtaattatgaaatattttatgcAACCATGAAAAAGTTAGGTGTCCTTGTAGTTGACAATTTTgaagaattatttaatatgtgtAAAGTCTTAAATTCTTCAAAATACCCAGAAACTAATGAAGTATGTGTAGTTACAAATGCAGGTGGTCCAGGTGTCTTATTAGTTgacaatattataaaaaatgatgggGTATTAAGTAACTTAAacgataatttaaaaaatgatttaaataGCTTTTTACCAGATTCTTGGAGTAAAGCAAATCCAATAGATATACTTGGAGATGCATCACcagtattatataaaaaaactataaatgctataataaaagataagcaatataaaaatattatagttCTATTATCACCACAAAGTGTAACTGAACCGTTGGATACAGCCAATGAAATTATTAATCTTAAAAAAGAAGCTAATGAAGAAGGAAGATTAATTTTATGTAATTATCTTGGTGGTACAGCATTAGAAGAATCAGCAAATgtgttaaataaaaattatattccaACATTTGTACATCCTGAACATTCAGttcaaaatttattaaaattatataaaaatattatgcatATACAAGGAATCTATCAAGAGATACCAGATTGTTTATCTAACACAGTAGAAAATCATTATCTTAACAAATTAATagaagaatattattatatgaaaaataaaagggATATACAAATGtctgaaaaaagaaaaaaatccattgatattataaaaaaagctatacaaaataaaaattatattttaaatgaatttgattcgaaaattatattagaaaattatgatattCCAATAGTACAAACTAGAATATTTGAAAATGTAGATGATATTAAAAACAATGACAATTTTACATTTCCATGTgctatgaaaatatattcagATAAAATAACTCATAAAAAGGATATAGGTGgagttatattaaatattaataataaggaaGAATTAATTGAgtcttataatataatatataataatgttaagGCACATAAATTAGAAAAAGACTTCAAAGGTGTAACAATTCAAGATatggtaaatataaatgatggtATAGAAGTTATATTAGGTTATTactatgataataattttggacctgttttattatttggatCTGGAGGTTCATATgtagaaatatttaaagataGTGTTTTGTTAATACCACCtcttaatttttcatatacacATCATActattaaaaatacaaaaatttataaagcATTAGCAGGAAATTATTCTCGCTTTAGAAAATGTGACATGTCAAAACTTATAACAACCATTGTTAAATTTTCAGAATTAATATTAGATCTTTTACCATATATTAATGAATGTGATATTAACCCATTATATGTATCTGGCGATAAAATTATTGCACTAGATGCACGATTTacattaagaaaaaataatatcagtgataaagaagaaaatatttattatgatacATTTTCTAAAATATATCCTATTGATTTTATATCCTTTAATGATACAAAAAATGATAGTAATATTTTGGCaggtagtaataatataaatgtatcaaataatataataaatgacaCAATCCTAAATTGTAGTTTAGATAAAATTGATTCTATAACTAGATGTATTCATCCATATGACTTTAAACTTATTCATAAATTTTGTATAGATAATTACAAAGAATTACATAACaacacttttttttatactgaTATTGATAGTATAAAATCagaattattttcttatgaATTATGTAATTGTgattatgatttatataatgtaattttgtattttaataAGAAACAAGTTAATGGATTAATCaaaattgaaaaaagaaatgaaaataatcattgttatatttatgcAAAAGATAATTCCACTTTTTATATCTtaatacaaaaattaaataaactttcaaagaaacaaaataacaaaaataattatgtttatttaaaaacTAATTCTCCATATATCCAAGATTTACAATCCATGAGGTACAATTTGGAACATACATATAAGGATGTAGCTTGCTATAAAAGCAACAATTAA
- a CDS encoding 41-2 protein antigen precursor, translating to MDKSKSSIEKELNKIKQDVSLSAFSILFSEMVQYCLYKSKRGYRIEDCLHEMGLRVGYKLNEYLTYKNKMKRSINIINILTFISKHVWKYLFQHSSDLLKSQDSIYEYMICDKNILLNKFINVPKDYGNINCAAFAAGIVEGFLCSSEFQADVTAHTIYEGDDNYNTTIFIKFYPEVVEREKNH from the coding sequence ATGGATAAATCAAAAAGCTCTATAGagaaagaattaaataagaTAAAGCAGGATGTTAGTTTAAGCGCTTTTAGTATCCTTTTTAGTGAAATGGTAcaatattgtttatataaaagtaaaagaGGATATCGAATAGAAGATTGTTTACATGAAATGGGTTTACGTGTAggttataaattaaatgaatatttaacatataagaataaaatgaaaagaagcataaatataattaatattttaacttTTATATCTAAACATGTAtggaaatatttatttcaacATTCATCTGATTTACTTAAATCTCAAGATAgtatttatgaatatatgatatgtgataaaaatattttattaaataaatttataaatgtaCCAAAAGATTATGGAAATATTAATTGTGCTGCTTTTGCTGCAGGTATTGTTGAAGGCTTCCTCTGTAGTTCAGAATTTCAAGCAGACGTTACAGCTCACACTATTTATGAAGgcgatgataattataacactactatttttattaaattttatccTGAAGTAGtagaaagagaaaaaaaccACTag
- a CDS encoding HSP40, subfamily A, putative — translation MFFSSGFPFDSMGGQQARRKREVNNNKYYEVLNLKKNCTTDEVKKAYRKLAIIHHPDKGGDPEKFKEISRAYEVLSDEEKRKLYDEYGEEGLENGEQPADATDLFDFILNAGKGKKKRGEDIVSEVKVTLEQLYNGATKKLAISKDIICTNCEGHGGPKDAKVDCKQCNGRGTKTYMRYHSSVLHQTEVTCNGCRGKGKIFNEKDKCTNCKGLCVLKTRKIIEVYIPKGAPNKHKIVFNGEADEKPNVITGNLVVILNEKQHPVFRREGIDLFMNYKISLYESLTGFVAEVTHLDERKILVNCTNCGFIRHGDIREVLDEGMPTYKDPFKKGNLYITFEVEYPMDLIITNENKEFLKILKKQNEVEKKYDLENSELEVVTCSPVDKEYIKVRVTKQQQQQQQEAYDDEDHQPEMEGGRVACAQQ, via the exons atgtttttCTCATCAGGTTTTCCATTTGACTCTATGGGTGGTCAACAAGCCCGTAGAAAAAGAGaa gttaataataacaaatattaCGAGGTtttgaatttaaaaaaaaattgtactACTGACGAAGTAAAAAAAGCATACCGTAAGCTAGCTATTATTCATCATCCAGATAAAGGAGGTGATCCAGAAAAGTTCAAAGAAATATCAAGGGCTTATGAAGTATTAtcagatgaagaaaaaaggaaattgTATGATGAGTATGGTGAAGAAGGTTTAGAAAATGGAGAACAACCAGCTGATGCAACTGATTTATTTGACTTTATATTAAATGCTGGAAAAGGAAAGAAAAAGAGAGGTGAAGATATTGTGAGTGAAGTAAAAGTAACACTTgaacaattatataatgGAGCAACAAAAAAGCTAGCTATAAGCAAAGATATTATATGTACCAATTGTGAAGGTCATGGTGGTCCAAAAGATGCTAAAGTAGATTGTAAACAATGTAATGGAAGAGGAACTAAAACATACATGAGATATCATTCAAGTGTTTTACATCAAACTGAAGTAACATGTAATGGATGTAGAGGAAAaggtaaaatatttaatgaaaaagataaGTGTACTAATTGTAAAGGTTTGTGTGTATtaaaaacaagaaaaattattgaaGTATATATTCCAAAAGGTGCCCCAAATAAACACAAAATAGTTTTTAATGGAGAAGCTGATGAAAAACCAAATGTTATTACTGGAAATTTAGttgttatattaaatgaaaaacaaCATCCTGTATTTAGAAGAGAAGGAATTGATTTATTTATGAATTACAAAATTTCATTATATGAATCTTTAACAGGTTTTGTTGCAGAAGTTACACATCTTgatgaaagaaaaatattagtAAATTGTACAAATTGTGGTTTTATAAGACATGGAGATATTAGAGAAGTACTCGATGAAGGTATGCCAACATATAAAGATCCATTCAAAAAaggaaatttatatattacatttgaGGTTGAATATCCAATGGatttaattataacaaaTGAAAACAAAGAATTTTTGAAAatcttaaaaaaacaaaatgaagttgaaaaaaaatatgacttAGAAAATAGTGAACTAGAAGTTGTTACATGCTCACCTGttgataaagaatatattaaggTTAGAGTTAccaaacaacaacaacaacagcAACAAGAAGcatatgatgatgaagatcaTCAACCAGAAATGGAAGGTGGAAGAGTAGCTTGTGCTCAACAATAA
- a CDS encoding eukaryotic translation initiation factor eIF2A, putative, whose amino-acid sequence MIPDNNENNNNLYFLAFSKNKVTIYEYDVDLSKNIVDDINDEIKRCEEEDEKNKINEHTTVPITNDEKKNDLNHIRNNNLINSNTKITNQIKKSTNKFNNDFVLNRGIKIYKEFDDVELATCTNDYKKIILVRKSNLNVAEIIDIKSENKNVTCIKTKTQIKRIITSPRDNYIVLHCQYKPDITNTNLYVYKINVKSAKKKKKKDKKNTDCENVKGEENDNYEEEKKNINLNNDHNNNNNNSNNNNNNNNNNESSNGNIIYNENLIIELTLKSYSNKNWPFFKWSDSESICTCLINNQVYIYKDNNFSSTVNKLKLDNLEFFDISPELNNKKGILIATYEQGSKGNPSIFKIFHIDNLNKHIYSKNFFNSDEIKLKWNKNGSSLLLQIHTQVDKEKQSYYGSSNLYFIDTVTLKDVNVMTNKGLIYDTIWSNNQNKFYVCKGEIPAEIVLHDKNGNVSHSYGRHKFNTLKLNYNEKLLLTGGFGNLSGDISIWNTSTKKEITKTKSSCAVICEFFNDGKHFLTATTHPRLRVDNNLKIFKYNGLIVSRINFEELYNVIILPFNKIKFQEPEEPIDINLEHTTLQPYINKQLGIDSKKTGIYRAPRSTGLVNLNGYLSSKLPDREKSSLPPGCNFVNESKNYNKKKKKKRSSKSKQKRETF is encoded by the coding sequence ATGATACcagataataatgaaaacaataataatttatatttcttagcATTTAGTAAAAATAAAGTGACCATTTATGAATATGATGTGGATTTAAGTAAGAATATTGTAGATGATATtaatgatgaaataaaaagatgTGAAGAGGAGgatgagaaaaataaaataaatgaacataCAACAGTTCCTATaacaaatgatgaaaaaaaaaatgatttgaATCATATacgaaataataatttaataaatagtaATACAAAAATTACGAATCAGATAAAAAAATCtacaaataaatttaataatgattttgttttaaatcgtggtattaaaatatataaggaaTTCGATGATGTTGAACTGGCAACATGTACCAATgactataaaaaaattattcttgTAAGAAAAAGTAATTTAAATGTAGCAGAAATTATTGATATAAAaagtgaaaataaaaatgtgacatgtataaaaacaaaaacacagattaaaagaattattactAGTCCTAGAGATAACTACATTGTTTTACATTGTCAATACAAGCCTGATATTACCAATACGaatttgtatgtatataaaattaatgtaAAATCCgctaagaaaaaaaaaaagaaagataaaAAGAATACAGATTGTGAAAATGTAAAGGgtgaagaaaatgataattatgaagaagaaaagaaaaatattaacctgaataatgatcataataataataataataatagtaataacaataataataataataataataacgaATCAAGTAAtggtaatattatatataatgaaaaccTAATTATAGAACTTACACTAAAAAGTTATAGCAACAAAAACTGGCCTTTCTTCAAATGGAGTGATAGCGAATCTATATGCACTTGTCTAATTAATAACcaagtatatatttataaggaTAATAATTTTAGTAGTACCGTGAATAAATTGAAATTAGATAATCTGgaattttttgatatatcacccgaattaaataataaaaaaggaatattaaTAGCTACATATGAACAAGGAAGTAAAGGAAATCCatctatttttaaaatattccatattgataatttaaataaacatatatattcaaaaaactTTTTTAATTCAGATGAAATAAAACTTAAGTGGAATAAAAATGGAagttcattattattacaaatacATACACAAGTAGACAAAGAAAAGCAATCTTATTATGGTTCAAgcaatttatattttattgataCAGTAACATTAAAGGATGTAAATGTTATGACAAATAAAGGATTAATATATGATACTATATGGtcaaataatcaaaataagtTCTATGTATGTAAAGGTGAAATTCCAGCAGAAATTGTTCTACATGATAAAAATGGAAATGTCTCACATTCATATGGAAGACATAAATTTAATACACtcaaattaaattataatgaaaaattattattaacaggAGGATTTGGAAACTTAAGTGGAGATATATCTATTTGGAATACCtcaacaaaaaaagaaataacaaAAACGAAATCATCATGTGCAGTCATATGTGAATTTTTTAATGATGGGAAACATTTCTTAACAGCTACAACACATCCAAGATTAAGagttgataataatttaaaaatatttaaatataatggtTTAATTGTTAGTAGAATTAATTttgaagaattatataatgttatCATTTTaccatttaataaaattaaattccAAGAACCAGAGGAACCTATAGATATCAATTTAGAGCATACAACTTTACAaccatatattaataaacaaCTAGGTATTGATTCCAAAAAAACAGGCATATATAGAGCACCAAGATCTACAGGTCTAGTTAACTTAAATGGATATCTATCTTCAAAACTTCCAGATAGGGAAAAATCTTCTTTACCTCCTGGATGTAATTTTGTTAATGAAagcaaaaattataataaaaagaaaaaaaaaaaaagaagttcAAAAAGTAAACAAAAGAGAGAGACAttctaa
- a CDS encoding secretory complex protein 62, which produces MSNRMEELDPDMLGVLKCAFNAGVKVKSAAEVGKRAVEYFRGDDFVNFLSSNGEMLKNKFPNLFVNRNLSDMKEIEEFADTFIQKGYIYKAQYKPIKGINEKDENGVYKRPKWPKRLIMTSKQNFDKTSFYILVHERNKKLQYFMLISLISIVLICCMFPVWPLRLKLALWHISVAFLTLISIIIVGRLVAFIFFWFFGVDYWIFPNLFDEECNVVESFLPLQSWVYRNDTWFLFVARMCTAVLLAIAIQQLGKTHSIADIRNFATQSYIDIIEWGNKKLAASPENVSMYKSIDSKATFEGNVDDDDTVYDENEENYDCLKKCGFTSFEELVRKCFLKCECMEKVIKSDCYKKKCSKVTKAVLDEAHKEACFDKSDN; this is translated from the exons atgagtAACAGAATGGAG GAATTAGATCCTGATATGCTTGGAGTGCTAAAGTGCGCTTTCAATGCAGGAGTAAAAGTAAAAAGTGCAGCGGAGGTTGGAAAGAGAGCAGTAGAATATTTTCGAGGTGACGattttgtaaattttttaagtAGTAATGGTgaaatgttaaaaaataaatttcctaatttatttgtaaataGGAATTTATCAGATATGAAAGAAATTGAAGAATTCGCTGACACGTTCATACAAAaaggatatatttataaagcaCAATATAAACCaataaaaggaataaatgaaaaagatgaaaatgGTGTTTATAAAAGACCAAAATGGCCAAAAAGATTAATTATGACTTCAAAACAAAATTTTGATAAAAcaagtttttatatattagtacatgaaagaaataaaaaattacaatattttatgttaataAGTTTAATAAGTATAGTTTTAATTTGTTGTATGTTTCCAGTTTGGCCATTAAGATTAAAATTAGCTTTATGGCATATATCTGTAGCATTCTTAACATTAATATCAATAATTATAGTAGGAAGATTAGTtgcttttattttcttctggTTTTTTGGTGTAGATTATTGGATATTCCCAAATCTATTTGATGAAGAATGTAATGTGGTAGAGTCATTTTTACCATTACAATCATGGGTTTATAGAAATGATACATGGTTTTTATTTGTAGCAAGAATGTGTACAGCTGTTTTGTTAGCTATAGCTATACAACAATTAGGTAAAACTCATTCCATTGCAGATATACGTAATTTTGCTACACAATcatatattgatattattgaaTGGGGTAATAAGAAATTAGCTGCCTCTCCTGAAAATGTTTCAATGTATAAATCTATTGATTCAAAAGCAACCTTTGAAGGAAATgtagatgatgatgatactgtttatgatgaaaatgaagaaaattatgATTGCTTAAAAAAATGTGGATTTACAAGTTTTGAAGAATTAGTTAGAAAATGCTTCTTAAAATGTGAATGCATGGag aAAGTTATTAAGTCAGATtgctacaaaaaaaaatgctcCAAAGTTACAAAGGCTGTTCTGGATGAAGCACATAAAGAAGCATGTTTTGATAAATCAgacaattaa